One Danio aesculapii chromosome 22, fDanAes4.1, whole genome shotgun sequence genomic window carries:
- the LOC130215929 gene encoding zinc finger protein 501-like, with product MSDPEPCRIKEEETEEHIDLMENEEKLCHVRKSFTCIECGKSLASKRSLWVHMRIHTGEKPFICSQCGRSFRDSSYLNQHVLTHREKTHTCDQCSKTFLNASQLKNHLKVHTKEKPYSCSECGKSFTYQQYLTQHQKIHTGVKEYVCFKCEKTFFRAQQLKQHQRIHTGEKPYECSLCDKRFSQSGDLKIHEKFHTGEMLYECSHCDKKFGRLGHLKAHERIHTGEKPYQCSHCDNRFNHLGSLTKHERTHTGEKPYKCSHCDKRFSLSGNLRRHEKIHSGEKPYKCSHCDKRFIELGSLKSHERIHTGEKPYKCSYCAKRFTELGSLKSHKRIHTGEKPYECSHCNMRFSLLGNLKKHNRIHTGEKPYKCSHCNKRFNLLANLKRHDRIHTGEKPYKCSHCNMGFSLSGNLKRHERIHSGGKPYN from the exons atgagtgatccagaaccctgcagaataaaAGAGGAAGAGACTGAAGAGCACATAG ATCTGATGGAGAATGAGGAGAAACTTTGTCATGTCAGGAAATCTTTCACCTGCATTGAGTGCGGAAAGAGTCTGGCATCTAAACGGAGTCTTTGGGttcacatgaggattcacaccggagagaaaccattcatatgttctcagtgtgggaggagtttcagagACTCGTCATATCTTAATCAACACGTGCTGACCCacagagaaaaaacacacacatgtgatCAGTGCAGCAAAACGTTTTTGAATGCTTCACAACTAAAAAATCATCTTAaagttcatacaaaggagaaacCTTATTCatgttctgagtgtggaaagagctttACATATCAACAATATTTAACAcaacatcagaagatccacactggcgTGAAAGAGTATGTGTGCTttaagtgtgagaagactttttttAGAGCTCAGCAATTGAAACAACACcaaaggattcacactggagagaaaccttacgaGTGTTCACTttgtgacaagagattcagtcagtCAGGAGATCTGAAAATACATGAGAAGTTTCACACTGGAGAGATGCTTTATGagtgttcacactgtgataaGAAATTTGGTCGTTTAGGACATTTGAAagcacatgagaggattcacactggagagaaaccttatcagtgttcacactgcgacaacaGATTCAATCACTTAGGAAGCCTAACAAAAcatgagaggactcacactggagagaaaccttataagtgttcacactgcgacaagagattcagtctgTCAGGAAACCTGAGAAGGCATGAAAAGATTCAcagtggagagaaaccatacaagtgttcacactgcgacaagagattcattGAATTAGGAAGCCTGAAatcacatgagaggattcacactggagagaaaccgtacaagtgttcataCTGTGCCAAGAGGTTCACTGAGTTAGGAAGCCTTAAGTCACATaaaaggattcacactggagagaaaccttacgagtgttcacactgcaacatGAGATTCAGCCTGTTAggaaaccttaaaaaacacaacaggattcacactggagagaaaccctacaagtgttcacactgcaacaagaGATTCAATTTGTTAGCAAACCTGAAACGACACGacaggattcacactggagagaaaccgtacaagtgttcacactgcaacatGGGATTCAGTCTGTCAGGAAACCTAAAaagacatgagaggattcacTCTGGAGGGAAACCTTATAATTAA
- the LOC130215934 gene encoding gastrula zinc finger protein XlCGF7.1-like isoform X2: MSDPDPCRIKEEEAEEHIDLIMENEEKLHHVKKCLTCTECGKTFASKRNLKVHTRIHTGEKPFACTECGKSFRQSSSLNQHMLIHTGEKTQRCEQCGKTFLRTSELKNHLSVHTNEKPYSCTVCGKSFIHQNLLRKHQKIHTGVREFVCFECEKTFVRIADLKQHQRIHTGEKPYKCSHCDQRFVQLGHLKAHERIHTGEKPYKCSHCDNRFVQSGDLKRHEMIHTGEKPFKCSHCDNRFIQSADLKRHKRIHTGEKPYKCSHCDKRFRQLGNLKKHHRTHS, encoded by the coding sequence ACCTGATAATGGAGAACGAGGAGAAACTTCATCATGTCAAGAAATGTTTGACCTGCACTGAGTGTGGAAAGACATTTGCATCCAAGCGGAATCTCAAGGTTCAtacgaggatccacactggagagaaaccattcgcatgcactgagtgtgggaagagtttcagacagtcatcatcccttaatcaacacatgctgatccacactggagagaaaacacagagGTGTGAACAATGcggcaaaacatttttgaggACTTCAGAGCTGAAGAACCATCTTAGCGTTCATACAAACGAGAAGCCGTATTCGTGTACTGTGTGTGGAAAGAGCTTTATACATCAAAACCTTTTAAGaaaacatcagaagatccacaccggCGTGAGAGAGTTcgtgtgctttgagtgtgagaagacttttgttAGAATTGCAGACTTGAAAcagcaccagaggattcacactggagagaaaccgtacaagtgttcacactgcgaccaGAGATTCGTTCAGTTGGGACATCTGAAAGCGCAtgagagaattcacactggagagaaaccgtacaagtgttcgcACTGCGACAACAGATTCGTTCAGTCAGGAGATCTGAAAAGACATGagatgatccacaccggagagaaaccgttcaagtgttcacactgcgacaacaGATTCATTCAGTCCGCAGATCTGAAAAGACACAagaggattcacaccggagagaaaccgtacaagtgttcacactgcgacaagagatttcGTCAGTTAGGAAACCTGAAAAAACACCATAGGACTCACTCTTGA
- the LOC130216546 gene encoding gastrula zinc finger protein XlCGF52.1-like, translating to MENKEKLHSVRKCFTCTQCGKSLTSKYSLKLHMMIHTGEKPFACTECGKSFRDSSNLSQHMNVHTGEKTHKCDHCDKTFLKASNLKWSLTSSAARASVSFFRASVSSEAIRELTMENEEKLHGKNRFTCTQCGMSLSKRSFRNHMMIHTGEKPFTCTECGKRFRDSGNLKSHMLIHTGEKTHKCDECGKTFMRASALKSHLSVHTNEKPYSCSECGKSFRHQSNYKKHQKIHTGVREYMCFECEKTFFTAGHLKRHERTHTGEKPYKCSHCDKRFSRSGHLEKHLRTHTGEKPYKCSHCDKRFSASDHMKRHERIHTGQKPYKCTCCDKRFSCSGYLKTHKMIHTGEKPYKCSHCDKSFRLSGDLKRHERVHTGVGLGDMGKKSDVCIFGSEGTHW from the exons ATGGAGAATAAGGAGAAACTTCACTCTGTCAGGAaatgtttcacctgcactcagtgtggaaagagtttaaCGTCCAAATACAGTCTCAAGCTTCACATGatgattcacaccggagagaaaccgttcgCATGTactgagtgtgggaagagtttcagagaCTCCTCAAACCTTAGTCAACACATGAacgtccacactggagagaaaacgcACAAGTGTGATCACTGCGACAAAACATTTTTGAAGGCTTCAAACCTGAAG TGGTCGCTGACGTCATCAGCCGCGCGCGCTTCCGTCTCTTTTTTTCGCGCCTCCGTGTCTTCTGAGGCGATTCGAG AGCTGACGATGGAGAATGAGGAGAAACTTCATGGTAAGAaccgtttcacctgcactcagtgtggaatgAGTTTGTCCAAACGGAGTTTCCGCaatcacatgatgatccacactggagagaaaccattcacatgtaccgAGTGTGGGAAGAGGTTCAGAGACTCAGGAAACCTTAAATCACACatgctgatccacactggagagaaaacacacaagtGTGATGAATGCGGCAAAACATTTATGAGGGCTTCAGCGCTGAAGAGCCATCTTAGCGTTCATACTAACGAGAAGCCGTATTCGTGTtctgagtgtgggaagagttttagacATCAGTCGAATTATAAaaaacatcagaagatccacactggagtgaGAGAGTACATGTGCTtcgagtgtgagaagactttttttACAGCTGGACATTTGAAACGGCacgagaggactcacactggagagaaaccatacaagtgttcacactgcgacaagagattcagccGTTCAGGACATCTGGAAAAACATctgaggactcacactggagagaaaccgtacaagtgttcacactgcgacaagagatttaGTGCGTCAGATCACATGAAaagacatgagaggattcacactgggcAGAAACCTTATAAGTGTACAtgctgcgacaagagattcagttgtTCAGGATAtctgaaaacacacaaaatgattcacactggagagaaaccgtacaagtgttcacactgcgataAGAGCTTCAGACTTTCAGGAGacctgaaaagacatgagagGGTTCACACTGGAGTAGGGCTaggcgatatgggcaaaaaatcaGATGTCTGTATTTTTGGGAGTGAAGGGACTCACTGGTGA